The Musa acuminata AAA Group cultivar baxijiao chromosome BXJ2-2, Cavendish_Baxijiao_AAA, whole genome shotgun sequence genome has a segment encoding these proteins:
- the LOC135585677 gene encoding heterogeneous nuclear ribonucleoprotein Q-like: MPPRPAKKGSGGSTGARKTAARTAKGTPKAKNQAEVSEDPPKAEETRAPVEEVKEESKVEEVVVEKTVQEKPVVLDSSQNNPESVDVEYEEDVKEVYSEEDKNERLELEDNEPEYEPEEDTAVDYDEKYPENEIIEDDVDEGQEGDEGDMVEEEEVDVGDEEIEDGGEDLEGEEEFENAEEDQIDAEEDHHEVVEEHRKRKEFEVFVGGLDKDANENDLKKVFSQVGEITEIRLMMNPITKKNKGFAFLRFATVEQAKRAVSELKNPVVRGKQCGVAPSQDSDTLFVGNICKSWTREHFKEKLKSYGVENMEDLTLVEDTNNAGMNRGFAFLEFSSRSEAMDAYRCLQKRDVVFGVDRTAKIAFADSFIEPDDEIMAQVKTVFIDGLPAVWDEDRVKDYLKKYGIIEKVELARNMPAAKRKDFGFVTFDSHDNAVACAEGINNAELGEGNDKVKVRARLSRPHQRGRVKHDPRGIFRVGRGAPRGGRVPYGRPPPRRFPSYAPRSIIARGMPIGGRGLRRPFGYRDRHSVMAVAERARRLPPPERSYDRRPPAPVASYPKFSARRDYGRRDELPPPRNRAIAEYGSRVPTERHLSYRDDYSPRGPGYMDIPARNASRPGDRRTFIDDGYERKLERPVTTYREGRSRDYDSISGSKRPYSDLDDTRYADVSLRQSRARLDYAVSGSGSQYGDAYSDRLGRTHMGYSGSRSSVSDHDSLYGNRQGMTYGGGSVSGSGAGGMYSSSFNGGYMSRGSDIGGGSSSSASFYSGRNVSGSGYVGGGGSSSYY, encoded by the exons ATGCCTCCTCGACCGGCGAAGAAGGGTTCGGGAGGGTCAACGGGGGCGAGAAAGACGGCGGCTAGGACGGCTAAGGGGACCCCAAAGGCCAAGAACCAGGCCGAGGTGAGCGAGGATCCCCCCAAGGCGGAAGAGACCCGCGCTCCCGTTGAGGAGGTGAAGGAGGAGAGCAAGGTCGAGGAAGTCGTCGTGGAGAAGACCGTCCAGGAGAAGCCGGTCGTGTTAGATTCCAGTCAGAATAACCCTGAATCGGTGGATGTTGAAT ATGAAGAAGATGTGAAGGAGGTTTACTCGgaagaagataaaaatgaaaggtTAGAGTTGGAGGACAATGAACCAGAGTATGAACCTGAAGAAGATACTGCTGTAGATTATGATGAGAAGTATCCGGAGAATGAAATAATAGAAGATGATGTTGATGAAGGTCAGGAGGGTGACGAGGGTGATATGGTCGAAGAGGAAGAAGTTGACGTGGGTGATGAGGAGATTGAGGATGGTGGAGAAGATTTAGAAGGTGAAGAGGAATTTGAAAATGCGGAGGAAGACCAGATTGATGCTGAAGAAGATCACCATGAAGTTGTTGAAGAGCATAGAAAGCGCAAGGAGTTTGAAGTATTTGTTGGTGGCCTAGATAAAGATGCTAATGAAAACGATCTCAAGAAAGTTTTTTCTCAAGTTGGTGAAATTACTGAAATCCGGCTTATGATGAACCCGATAACAAAGAAGAACAAAGGGTTTGCATTCCTGCGTTTTGCTACTGTGGAGCAGGCAAAGCGTGCTGTTTCAGAGCTCAAGAATCCTGTG GTGAGAGGTAAGCAGTGTGGTGTTGCTCCAAGTCAAGACAGTGACACACTCTTTGTGGGTAATATCTGCAAGTCATGGACAAGGGAACAT TTTAAGGAGAAACTAAAAAGCTATGGAGTTGAAAATATGGAAGATTTGACGTTGGTTGAAGATACCAACAATGCAGGAATGAACCGTGGTTTTGCGTTTCTGGAGTTCTCATCACGCTCTGAAGCAATGGATGCTTATAGGTGCTTGCAGAAGAGAGATGTAGTATTTGGAGTTGATAGGACTGCTAAGATTGCCTTTGCAGATTCTTTTATTGAGCCAGATGATGAAATCATGGCACAG GTTAAAACTGTTTTTATTGATGGGTTGCCTGCCGTTTGGGATGAGGACCGTGTAAAGGATTACCTGAAGAAATATGGCATAATCGAGAAAGTAGAGCTTGCTCGCAATATGCCAGCTGCAAAGAGGAAAGATTTTGGATTTGTTACTTTTGACTCCCATGATAATGCTGTTGCGTGCGCTGAAGGCATCAATAATGCTGAACTTGGGGAAGGTAATGACAAGGTTAAAGTTAGAGCTAGATTGTCAAGACCACATCAAAGAGGTAGAGTGAAACACGATCCTCGGGGAATTTTTAGGGTTGGCAGGGGAGCTCCTCGAGGTGGCCGTGTGCCTTATGGCCGCCCTCCACCTCGTAGATTCCCAAGTTATGCCCCTAGATCAATTATTGCTCGTGGTATGCCAATTGGTGGTCGTGGATTGAGGAGACCTTTTGGATATAGAGATAGACATTCTGTGATGGCAGTAGCAGAGAGGGCAAGACGATTGCCGCCACCTGAGAGGTCCTATGACAGAAGACCACCTGCACCTG TTGCTTCATACCCAAAGTTCAGTGCTAGGAGGGACTACGGTAGGCGTGATGAGCTGCCACCTCCTAGAAACAGAGCCATTGCTGAATATGGGTCCAGAGTTCCCACAGAGAGACACTTGTCTTACAGAGATGATTACTCCCCCCGAGGGCCTGGTTATATGGATATTCCAGCACGCAATGCTTCTCGCCCTGGTGATAGACGAACTTTCATTGATGATGGTTATGAGCGAAAACTTGAAAGGCCTGTCACTACGTATCGAGAAGGACGTAGCCGAGACTATGATTCAATTTCTGGATCAAAACGTCCTTACTCAGATCTG GATGACACTCGTTATGCTGATGTAAGTCTACGTCAGTCAAGGGCTCGCTTGGATTATGCTGTTAGTGGCAGTGGTTCTCAGTATGGAGATGCTTATAGTGATAG GCTTGGTCGGACTCATATGGGGTATAGTGGTAGTCGGTCTTCAGTTTCTGATCATGATAGTTTATATGGGAACCGTCAGGGAATGACTTATGGTGGAG GCTCAGTCAGCGGCAGTGGTGCTGGTGGAATGTACTCGTCAAGCTTCAATGGTGGCTATATGTCCCGTGGTTCTGAT ATTGGTGGTGGCTCTTCTTCATCTGCATCCTTCTATTCTGGCCGTAACGTAAGCGGAAGTGGATATGTAGGTGGTGGTGGGTCTAGTTCGTACTACTAA
- the LOC135605745 gene encoding COP9 signalosome complex subunit 7-like isoform X4, with the protein MDMERKQSELIDHFVKRATALDAAAPLADLILEATAHPSLFAFSEILSVPDLAKLKGTQYASSLYVLRLFACGTWSDYKCNAGSLPALVPDQVRKLKQLTVLTLAETEKVLPYDQLMEELDVSNVRELEDFLINECMYAGIVRGKLDQLRRCFEVQFAAGRDLRPEQLDNMIQTLSDWLGTSDSLLHLIQEKIKWADIMSETNKKHKKEIEDKVEEVKKSLKLNTLSRPTWTFEATKRAFLNLEE; encoded by the exons ATGGACATGGAGCGGAAGCAATCCGAGCTCATCGACCACTTCGTGAAGCGAGCGACCGCACTGGACGCAGCCGCTCCCCTCGCCGACCTAATTCTTGAGGCCACTGCTCATCCTTCGCTCTTTGCCTTCTCCGAGATCCTCTCTGTCCCCGACCTTGCGAAG CTGAAGGGAACGCAGTATGCGTCGTCTTTGTATGTGCTTCGCTTGTTCGCCTGCGGCACATGGAGCGACTACAAAT GTAATGCTGGTAGCCTTCCAGCACTAGTCCCTGATCAAGTTCGTAAGCTGAAGCAGCTAACTGTGTTGACATTGGCCGAGACAGAAAAG GTATTGCCTTATGACCAACTCATGGAAGAACTTGATGTTTCAAATGTTAGGGAGCTTGAAGACTTCCTCATCAATGAGTGCATGTATGCG GGTATTGTAAGAGGAAAACTTGATCAGTTGCGCCGGTGCTTCGAG GTGCAGTTTGCagctggaagggatcttagacctGAACagctagacaacatgattcagaCATTAAGTGACTG GTTGGGCACATCGGACAGTTTGCTTCATCTGATCCAAGAAAAAATCAAGTGGGCTGATATAATGAGTGAGACGAACAAGAAGCATAAGAAGGAAATTGAGGACAAGGTGGAAGAAGTGAAGAAATCTCTCAAG TTAAACACTTTAAGCAGGCCAACTTGGACTTTCGAGGCCACGAAGAGAGCTTTTCTGAATCTGGAGGAATGA
- the LOC135605745 gene encoding COP9 signalosome complex subunit 7-like isoform X3, protein MDMERKQSELIDHFVKRATALDAAAPLADLILEATAHPSLFAFSEILSVPDLAKLKGTQYASSLYVLRLFACGTWSDYKCNAGSLPALVPDQVRKLKQLTVLTLAETEKVLPYDQLMEELDVSNVRELEDFLINECMYAGIVRGKLDQLRRCFEVQFAAGRDLRPEQLDNMIQTLSDWLGTSDSLLHLIQEKIKWADIMSETNKKHKKEIEDKVEEVKKSLKKLNTLSRPTWTFEATKRAFLNLEE, encoded by the exons ATGGACATGGAGCGGAAGCAATCCGAGCTCATCGACCACTTCGTGAAGCGAGCGACCGCACTGGACGCAGCCGCTCCCCTCGCCGACCTAATTCTTGAGGCCACTGCTCATCCTTCGCTCTTTGCCTTCTCCGAGATCCTCTCTGTCCCCGACCTTGCGAAG CTGAAGGGAACGCAGTATGCGTCGTCTTTGTATGTGCTTCGCTTGTTCGCCTGCGGCACATGGAGCGACTACAAAT GTAATGCTGGTAGCCTTCCAGCACTAGTCCCTGATCAAGTTCGTAAGCTGAAGCAGCTAACTGTGTTGACATTGGCCGAGACAGAAAAG GTATTGCCTTATGACCAACTCATGGAAGAACTTGATGTTTCAAATGTTAGGGAGCTTGAAGACTTCCTCATCAATGAGTGCATGTATGCG GGTATTGTAAGAGGAAAACTTGATCAGTTGCGCCGGTGCTTCGAG GTGCAGTTTGCagctggaagggatcttagacctGAACagctagacaacatgattcagaCATTAAGTGACTG GTTGGGCACATCGGACAGTTTGCTTCATCTGATCCAAGAAAAAATCAAGTGGGCTGATATAATGAGTGAGACGAACAAGAAGCATAAGAAGGAAATTGAGGACAAGGTGGAAGAAGTGAAGAAATCTCTCAAG AAGTTAAACACTTTAAGCAGGCCAACTTGGACTTTCGAGGCCACGAAGAGAGCTTTTCTGAATCTGGAGGAATGA
- the LOC135605745 gene encoding COP9 signalosome complex subunit 7-like isoform X1 — protein sequence MDMERKQSELIDHFVKRATALDAAAPLADLILEATAHPSLFAFSEILSVPDLAKLKGTQYASSLYVLRLFACGTWSDYKCNAGSLPALVPDQVRKLKQLTVLTLAETEKVLPYDQLMEELDVSNVRELEDFLINECMYAGIVRGKLDQLRRCFEVQFAAGRDLRPEQLDNMIQTLSDWLGTSDSLLHLIQEKIKWADIMSETNKKHKKEIEDKVEEVKKSLKQANLDFRGHEESFSESGGMMDYEEDRVRPKRRRQPMHKEG from the exons ATGGACATGGAGCGGAAGCAATCCGAGCTCATCGACCACTTCGTGAAGCGAGCGACCGCACTGGACGCAGCCGCTCCCCTCGCCGACCTAATTCTTGAGGCCACTGCTCATCCTTCGCTCTTTGCCTTCTCCGAGATCCTCTCTGTCCCCGACCTTGCGAAG CTGAAGGGAACGCAGTATGCGTCGTCTTTGTATGTGCTTCGCTTGTTCGCCTGCGGCACATGGAGCGACTACAAAT GTAATGCTGGTAGCCTTCCAGCACTAGTCCCTGATCAAGTTCGTAAGCTGAAGCAGCTAACTGTGTTGACATTGGCCGAGACAGAAAAG GTATTGCCTTATGACCAACTCATGGAAGAACTTGATGTTTCAAATGTTAGGGAGCTTGAAGACTTCCTCATCAATGAGTGCATGTATGCG GGTATTGTAAGAGGAAAACTTGATCAGTTGCGCCGGTGCTTCGAG GTGCAGTTTGCagctggaagggatcttagacctGAACagctagacaacatgattcagaCATTAAGTGACTG GTTGGGCACATCGGACAGTTTGCTTCATCTGATCCAAGAAAAAATCAAGTGGGCTGATATAATGAGTGAGACGAACAAGAAGCATAAGAAGGAAATTGAGGACAAGGTGGAAGAAGTGAAGAAATCTCTCAAG CAGGCCAACTTGGACTTTCGAGGCCACGAAGAGAGCTTTTCTGAATCTGGAGGAATGATGGATTATGAAGAGGACCGTGTCCGGCCTAAGAG GAGGCGGCAGCCAATGCACAAAGAAGGTTGA
- the LOC135605745 gene encoding COP9 signalosome complex subunit 7-like isoform X2: MDMERKQSELIDHFVKRATALDAAAPLADLILEATAHPSLFAFSEILSVPDLAKLKGTQYASSLYVLRLFACGTWSDYKCNAGSLPALVPDQVRKLKQLTVLTLAETEKVLPYDQLMEELDVSNVRELEDFLINECMYAGIVRGKLDQLRRCFEVQFAAGRDLRPEQLDNMIQTLSDWLGTSDSLLHLIQEKIKWADIMSETNKKHKKEIEDKVEEVKKSLKANLDFRGHEESFSESGGMMDYEEDRVRPKRRRQPMHKEG; this comes from the exons ATGGACATGGAGCGGAAGCAATCCGAGCTCATCGACCACTTCGTGAAGCGAGCGACCGCACTGGACGCAGCCGCTCCCCTCGCCGACCTAATTCTTGAGGCCACTGCTCATCCTTCGCTCTTTGCCTTCTCCGAGATCCTCTCTGTCCCCGACCTTGCGAAG CTGAAGGGAACGCAGTATGCGTCGTCTTTGTATGTGCTTCGCTTGTTCGCCTGCGGCACATGGAGCGACTACAAAT GTAATGCTGGTAGCCTTCCAGCACTAGTCCCTGATCAAGTTCGTAAGCTGAAGCAGCTAACTGTGTTGACATTGGCCGAGACAGAAAAG GTATTGCCTTATGACCAACTCATGGAAGAACTTGATGTTTCAAATGTTAGGGAGCTTGAAGACTTCCTCATCAATGAGTGCATGTATGCG GGTATTGTAAGAGGAAAACTTGATCAGTTGCGCCGGTGCTTCGAG GTGCAGTTTGCagctggaagggatcttagacctGAACagctagacaacatgattcagaCATTAAGTGACTG GTTGGGCACATCGGACAGTTTGCTTCATCTGATCCAAGAAAAAATCAAGTGGGCTGATATAATGAGTGAGACGAACAAGAAGCATAAGAAGGAAATTGAGGACAAGGTGGAAGAAGTGAAGAAATCTCTCAAG GCCAACTTGGACTTTCGAGGCCACGAAGAGAGCTTTTCTGAATCTGGAGGAATGATGGATTATGAAGAGGACCGTGTCCGGCCTAAGAG GAGGCGGCAGCCAATGCACAAAGAAGGTTGA